One stretch of Eupeodes corollae chromosome 2, idEupCoro1.1, whole genome shotgun sequence DNA includes these proteins:
- the LOC129947175 gene encoding uncharacterized protein LOC129947175, whose translation MDHNFVVTILFLLIFGQLGAINGYAAYKWQPFKSGDKIPYNAAKIEAQEHIYVGRARHFDEMLPAEINANGSATVFSCQKVIPKYVLEILLISEECDWKEFDNFYDIDETAVRAGTVDGEPIYIGSGTLEKAYYEISVRHIASIMLNSQQVHCWKNNNNCYLLQYLSCNTKTKWVDSSAVNLPNNSISGGKSEKGHDIYVAQLKKGCNIFAGQVIPLMGIATAIQHNEETIVAKYCQVLVGEPNEYRWVSASNRQIPDYAVSNGKYGNELGYLARINMTLTYVTSTMIHGMEADYEFLVENDDLFKIN comes from the exons ATGGATCATAACTTTGTAGTTACAATATTGTTCTTATTGATTTTTGGACAGTTAGGAGCTATAAATG gATATGCTGCTTACAAGTGGCAACCATTTAAATCAGGTGATAAAATACCTTataatgctgctaaaattgaagCTCAAGAACATATCTACGTCGGAAGAGCCAGACATTTTGATGAAATGCTTCCAGCCGAAATCAATGCAAATGGATCAGCAACGGTATTTTCTTGCCAAAAAGTAATACCGAAATATGTATTAGAAATTCTTTTGATATCGGAAGAATGCGATTGGAAAGAATTTGACAATTTCTATGATATAGATGAAACTGCAGTACGTGCCGGAACTGTTGATGGTGAACCTATATATATTGGAAGCGGAACTTTAGAAAAAGCTTATTATGAAATCAGTGTTCGACATATTGCATCAATTATGTTAAATTCCCAGCAAGTACATTGTtggaaaaataacaacaattgtTATCTATTGCAATACCTTAGTtgtaatacaaaaactaaatgggTTGATTCTTCGGCAGTGAATTTACCAAATAATTCAATTTCTGGTGGCAAATCCGAGAAAGGTCATGATATCTATGTTGCACAATTGAAAAAAGGCTGTAACATTTTCGCGGGACAAGTTATCCCACTAATGGGCATTGCAACTGCTATTCAACACAATGAAGAAACTATTGTGGCTAAATATTGTCAAGTGCTAGTTGGCGAACCAAATGAATATAGATGGGTTTCAGCTAGTAATAGACAAATACCAGATTATGCTGTTAGTAATGGAAAATATGGAAATGAGTTAGGTTATTTGGCACGAATTAATATGACACTAACATATGTTACAAGTACTATGATTCATGGTATGGAAGCAGATTACgaatttttggttgaaaatgatgatctttttaaaattaattaa